TGACACATAGACGGGCGGTGCCTCGCCGGCCTCGAGCAGCCGCCGGACGACCTCGGCGACGACCAGCTGGGCGAGCAGGGCCGCCGTGATGGACGACACCGCGCAGGCGGTGCCGCCGCCGGGCAGGGGGAGCACGGCGTCGCCGTAGGGCGCGCCGTTGTCGAGGGCGACGTCGGCGTGGTCGATCAGCTTGGCGCCGGACGGGTGCCGGGAGTCCACGCCCGTCGTCTGGGTGAACGAGGTGATCGCGATCAGCCGGTGCCCGTGCTCCTTGACCAGCCGCGCGAACTCGACGATGGCGCCGTTGACGCCGGAGTTCGAACCGATGACGAACACGTCGGCGGCCGCCACCGCGGCGAGGTCGTACAGACGGTGGGCGACCTGTGGGTCGCGCTCCAGGAGGCCGTCGCCGAGCACCTCGGGCGACTCGCCGCCGAAGATGACCACGTCCCGCAGGGAGATCCGGTTGGTCGGCACCAGCCCGCCCGCGCGACCGGCGAACTCCATCGCCAGGGCCTCGGAGTGCCCGGTCCCGAACGCCTGGACGACGCCGCCGGCCCGCAGCGACGCCACCACCAGCTCGGCCGCCTGCTGGACCGGCCCCCCGGCCTGCCGGCTGACCCTGGCCATGATC
This DNA window, taken from Actinomycetota bacterium, encodes the following:
- a CDS encoding SIS domain-containing protein: MVDARSAAGGTGAPGSAVSAQAYLDALAPIMARVSRQAGGPVQQAAELVVASLRAGGVVQAFGTGHSEALAMEFAGRAGGLVPTNRISLRDVVIFGGESPEVLGDGLLERDPQVAHRLYDLAAVAAADVFVIGSNSGVNGAIVEFARLVKEHGHRLIAITSFTQTTGVDSRHPSGAKLIDHADVALDNGAPYGDAVLPLPGGGTACAVSSITAALLAQLVVAEVVRRLLEAGEAPPVYVSANVPGGYERNSTLEARYAGRIRRTA